The Oncorhynchus tshawytscha isolate Ot180627B linkage group LG02, Otsh_v2.0, whole genome shotgun sequence genome contains the following window.
CACATATTCCAAAGGCTTGTGCTTCTGCTTTTACCCTCACCACATTGTCATGGAAGAACTACTTATTTCTACCTTTTTCTAACTGTTGTTATTGACTAATTGTTTTGACAGTAGATATTGAACTGTTGAAGAATAGAGAGATCAGCATTAGTCAAattcatatacactgagtgtacaaaactttaGGAACATCTGCACTTTCAATTGCAGACTGAGCAGggaaatccaggtgaaagttatgatcccttattgatgtcacctgttaaataatATCCACTTCAGcttaaatgaaggggaggagcatgttaaagaaagatttttaagccttgagacaactgacacatggattttgtatgtgtgccattgagggtgaatggccaagacaaaagattgaagtgcttttgaacagggtattGTAGTTGGTGCCAGGCAACCCAGTTTGAGTGTGACATGAACTGCATCTctcctgggtttttcacgctcaacacaTTCCCGTGTTTATAAAaaattgtccaccacccaaaggacatccagccaacttgacacaactgtgggaagcattgaagtgaacatgggccagtatccctgttggacacttgacaccttgtagtccatgccccgatgaattgaggctgtcctGAGGGCAAAGAggcatgcaactcaatattaggaatgtgttcctaatgttttgtacactcagtgtaattcCAATGTGAGTGAACAgaactctctcacacaaacacaatagAATGGTTGTGTGCTTGTTTATATGGTCTGATTTTAAGACTGCTCAATGATTTCTCCTGATTTTGTGTTCCATCAGTGAGGTCCATTGCCCCTTCCCCAATACACTGTGAACTTATTTACTATACTCAAAGTCTGAAGTATCCTTTGGTGTTCTGGTTACAAAATGGTAAGCCATAAGTAAGTGTGTTCTAACAACACTAAACCACCCAAGCCTGTTTTTAGCCAGTCCTCTCCTCTACAATGACATAAAGAGCAAAGGAACCATTGAACCAAGGGTCCATTTTGGAAAGCGGTGTTGTGGTGAGGATACAGTTGCCCCTCTTACTCTTTTTCAGGACCAACCACGCTCGTCATCTCACTCCCCCCATGCAGGCGCCACGCAGAGAAAGGCTTTTAATTGGGTAATCAAACACAAAAAAAGACCTAATCATATTTCCCCCGTTATTTTcctcctgtttggagtgttttTGTGTCTGTTTTTAGTTGCTGTTGTCTGTCCTGGGGTGGTAGTGTTTGTaggtgttgtggtggtggaggtCATGCAATGAAGGCTTAATCCTAAATTGAGATGCAATTGAAATCTTAAATCCTAAATTAATTGCaattatatatttacattaaaGTTTTAGCTATGAGTGTGTCTCAAGTTAGGATTTGGTCTAAGTGTGGCCTATTTGGAATTTGAATATGAAGGTTAATTCACTGTGCACGTCTTTTTTGTCTCTTCTCCAGACTGAACCCTTCCAGAAGCCAGTATCTCTGGAACAGCATCCAGACTACGCAGAGTATATATTTCACGCCATGGATCTCGGTACATTGGAGAAGGTTAGAAAATGTACTCTTCTTTCTTTGAGGTTAGAACTACAATCCCAAACCTCACCAGTGGTTGATCACTGACCTTTTCTCTTTTATTTTTCCAGAATACAAAGAAGAAAATGTATGGCTGCACTGAAGCTTTCTTGGCAGATGTGAAATGGATTTTACACAACTGCATAATTTATAATGGAGGTCTGTGTCCCTGTTTTGATTGCAATGGATTTTTACTGGTTATCAATAACTGGTTTGTAATGATTACTCACTGTGAACTTCTTATTTTAGGCAATCATAAGCTCACTGCCACAGCTAAAGTCATAGTGAAAATCTGTGAACATGAGGTAAGTATGGGTATGTGGTCAAAGATTCTTTCAGTCATTCAGAAGAGATTATTCTTACACGTACAATGATTTTTCTCTTTCAGATGAATGAGATTGAGGTCTGTCCGGAGTGCTATCTGTCAGCTTGCCAAAAGAGAGACAACTGGTTCTGTGAGCCATGCGTGAGTTCAAAGCTTGTGCTAAACAAGTCATACATTTGAATTGTAGTACCTTGTGTATACCGAATGTGGTCTGTATAATGGTCTCAGTATGATAACTAGTCTACCTGTTTACTTTGCTCAGAGTAATCCTCACCCTCTCGTGTGGGCCAAGCTGAAGGGGTTTCCATTCTGGCCTGCCAAAGCACTGCGGGACAAAGACGGGCAGGTGGATGCTCGTTTTTTCGGGCAGCACGACAGGTACTTTTGGTCCTTAACTATGTCACTTATACTCATCAGTACATTTGGTATTTCACAGCTCTCCGTCTATTCAGCTGTTGCATTGTATTATTATTCTTCACCTTCCAGGGCGTGGGTCCCCTTAAACAACTGCTACCTCATGTCCAGGGAGATTCCCTTTTCTGTGAAGAAGACTAAGAGCATCTTCAACAGTGCCATGCAGGAGATGGAGGTCTATGTGGAGAACATGAGGAAGAAGTTTGGAGTGTTCAACTATGCCCCCTTCCGGACACCCTACACCCCTGATAACCAGTACCAAATGCTGCTGGATCCTGCCAACCCCTCGTCCGGCTCGGTCCGACCGGAGAAGCAGGAGAAGATCAAGTTCAACTTTGACATGACGGCATCTCCCAAGATGCCCTTGGCCAGGAGCATGCTGTCTGACGGGGGCGGGGGCATGGGTGGAGTTGGAGGGAGTACAGGCCGGAGGATCTCCCTGACAGATATGCCCCGCTCGCCCATGAGCACCAACTCCTCTGCTCACACAGGCTCTGATGGAGAGCAGGATACACCAGTCAAGGGCCCGGTTAGAGCCCCAGTCAGCCACTACAGTGCTGGGGAGGAGTCCATGGACTGCACAGGTAGGTACTGCACACTGCCTCTCTGATAGTCTGGAGTCCTAGAGGAATATGAAATATCCtgtaacaaatcaaaatcaaatcaaattgatttatatagcccttcgttcatcagctgatatctcaaagtgctgtacagaaacccagcctaaaaccccaaacagtaagcaatgcaggtgtagaagcacggtggctaggaaaaactccctagaaaggccaaaacctaggaagaaacctagagaggaaccaggctatgtggggtggccagtcctcttctggctgtgctgggtggagattataacagaacatggccaagatgtccaaatgttcataaatgaccaggtccaataataataaggtagaacagttgaaactggagcagcagcacggccaggtggactggggacagcaaggagtcatcatgtcaggtagtcctgaggcatggtcctagggctcaggtcctctgagagagagagaaagagagaattagagagagcacacttaaattcacacaggacaccgaataggacaggagaagtactccagatataacaaactgaccctagcaccccgacacaaactactgcagcataaatactggaggctgagacaggaggggacaggagacactgtggccccatccgaggacacccccggacagggccaaacaggaaggatataaccccacccactttgccaaagcatagcccccacaccactagagggatatcttcaaccaccaacttaccaccctgagacaaggccgagtatagcccacaaagatctccgccacggcacaacccaagggggggcaccaacccagacaggaagatcacatcagtgactcaacccactcaggtgacgcacccctcccagggatggtatgaaagagccccagtaagccagtgactcagcccctgtaatagggttagaggcagagaatcccagtggaaagaggggaaccggccaggcagagacagcaagggcggttcgttgctccagagcctttccgttcaccttcccactcctgggccagactacactcaatcatatgacccactgaagagaagAGTCAGTGACCTAGACTCTGGTTTTCGGTATAaataacaacaaaatccagaaaaacgcatgttaaaaatgttataaattgatttgcattttaatgagggaaatgagtatttgaccccctcaatcagaaagatttctggctcccaggtgtcttttatacagataaCGAGCTGagcactcttaaagggagtgctcctaatctcagcttgttacctgtattaaaagacacctgtccacagaagcaatcaatcaatcagattccaaactctccaccatggccaagaccaaagagccctccaaggatgtcagggacaagattgtagacctacacaaggctggaatgggctacaagaccatcgccaagcagctaggtgagaaggtgacaacagttggtgcgattattcgcaaatggaagaaacacaaaagaacggTCAATCTCCCTTgttctggggctccatgcaagatatCACCTCGTGGAGTTGATCATGAGAACattgaggaatcagcccagaactacacgggaggatcttgtcaatgatctcaaggcagctgggaccatagtcaccaagaaaacaattggtaacacactacgccgtgaaggactgaaatcctgcaacGCCCGCAAGGTCcgcctgctcaagaaagcacatatacatgcccgtctgaagtttgccaatgaacatctgaatgattcagaggacaactgggtgaaagtgttgtggccagatgagaccaaaatggagctctttggcatcaactcaactcgccgtgtttggaggaggaggaatgctgcctatgaccccaagaacaccatccccaccgtcaaacatggaggtggaaacattatgctttggggggtgggggttctgctaaggggacaggacaacttcacagcatcaaagggacgatggacggggccatgtaccgtcaaatcttgggtgagaacctccttccctcagccagggcattgaaaatgggtcgtggatgggaattccagcatgacaatgatccaaaacacacggccaaggcaacaaaggagtggctcaagaagaagcacattaagatcctggagtggcctagccagtctccagaccttaatcccatagaaaatctgtggagggagctgaaggttcgagttgccaaacgtcagcctcaaaaccttaatgacttggagaagatctgcaaatcaaatcaaatgtatagcccttcgtacatcagctgatatctcaaagtgctgtacagaaacccagcctaaaaccccaaacagcaagcaatgcaggtgtagaagcacggtggctaggaaaaactccctagaaaggccaaaacctaggaagaaacctagagaggaaccaggctatgtggggtggccagtcctcttctggctgtgccgggtggagattataacagaacatggccaagatgttcaaatgttcataaatgaccagcatggtcgaataataataaggcagaacagttgaaactggagcagcagcacggtcaggtggactggggacagcaaggagtcatcatgtcaggtagtcctggggcatggtcctagggctcaggtcctccgagagaaagaaagagagaaggagagaattagagaaaaagaggaatgggacaaaatccctcctgagatgtgtgcaaacctggtggccaactacaagaaacgtctgacctccgATTGCCAACAAGTGTTTtgctaccaagtactaagtcatgttttgcagaggggtcaaattctcatttccctcattaaaatgcaaatcaatttataacatttttgatatgcgtttttctggatttttttggttgttctgtctctcactgttcaaataatcctaccattaaaattatagactgatcatttatttgtcagtgggcaaatgtacgaaatcagcaggggatctaatactttttccccctcactgtatcTGTGCACTCCACAGCATCACCTGCTTCCACTCGACCTGGTCCTGCCTCTGGTGCCAATGACAGCCCTAAACCGTTCCACTCCCAGGGTCCTGCTCTAGTCCCCAAGCAGGAGAAAGCAACTCTCACAGGGAGCATCCTTAACCTCAACCTGGGTGAGCTGCCACACACCTGCCCTCAGTCACACCACAATCATCTTCAAAGCTCACCTATTTAGCACACCTGGGAAAGGCTTCATGACAGCAAAACAATATCCATAAACCTTAACCATATGTAGAGGCATTCCTACTTGGTCTAGTGATTGGAGTGGATTTCAACCAGTCAATAACATTGTTTGTGATATTGTGTGCTGGCCTGTCAGACCGTAGCAAAGCCGAGATGGACCTAAAGGAGTTGAGTGAGACTGtacagcagcaacagcagggGGCCCCACCAGTCCTCACCTCGCCCAAGAGACAGATCAGGAGCCGCTTCCAGCTCAACCTGGACAAAACCATTGAGAGCTGCAAGGCCCAGCTGGGTGAGTGAACTCGCCACACCGCTAGTAAAGCACCACTTATGAAGATAGCGGCACCAGTCAACTACTTTGTTTTCAGTTAGTCCATTTGTATGAAAACAACCACGTTATACATTTACCCCAATTTCCCCTCTGCTGTGTACAGGTATAGATGAGATCTCTGAGGATGTGTATAAGGGAGTAGAACACAGCGACTCAGAGGACTCTGATAAATCAGATTCGAGTGACAGTGACGCCAGCGACGAGGAACAGAAACCTAAGGCAGGCAAACACACCAAGGCCAATGACAAGGGCGAGAAGGACCCTTCCAAGAGGGGATCCAAAGACCCCCTACCCCCCAGCATAAATGAGGTCAAAACAAAGGGGCCAGCAACTGCCATGGTAACCATGGGGGATGCGGGGGCATCATCTACCCTCTCTGAATCCTCATCTAAAGATAATCAGGGTGTACACTCGGACAAAGAGCCCCCAGAGGAAGCAAAATCAGCCCCAGTGTCCCCGGCATCCAGAGAGAAGCCCCAGGTGAAGCAGGAGGCTAGGCAGCCCTCTGTGGTGGATGACTCCGACTCTGAGAGGGAGCTGGTGATTGACCTGGGGGAGGACCAGGGGGGCAGAGACAGGAAGAAGAGTAGGAAAGATTCACGCACCACCAAAAATCCACCAGCCAATAAGACGGAGGGTGAGAGTCCTCCTGTTCTCTATCACTAGTTGATAAAATATGAAAGCGAGAAAAAAGTTTAACCAAAACAGATGCTGTTATTAATATTTTCTTTCCATTGTAGGTAAAGCCCTGTCAAGTTCACTTACTCCATCTCAAAACAACACAGCCCATTTCTTAACCCCCAGTATGAAAGATTCATCACATTCTCCACTACCCATTCCTCTAAACATGGTGTCCTTCACTACTGCTTCTTCCACCACCATtgcccccaccacactccccaaTGCCACACTACCGATGGCCCCCATCACATCCTCCTCTGCCACCACAGCAGTGAAGAAACAACGCCCTCTGCTGCCCAGGGAGACTGTCCCTGTGGTGCAGCGGGCGGTGGTGTGGAACCCCACCAACAAGTTCCAGACTTCCTCCCAGAAGTGGCACATGCAGAAGGTGCAGCGGCAGCAACAGAATCAGCAGCCAGATACGCCTCAGCTGCAGGCAGCATCACCAGGCCAGCCACAGACAATGCCGCAAACGCCAGCATCTGCAACATCTTCATCATTACCACAGCAACCTTCCCAAAGCACGCGGTACCAGACCAGGCAATCTGTCAAAGGTACACCACAGTATTAGTTGAAAATTAAATTAGCACACTACAGAGAAAATGGAcacaacaaaaaaactatttgAGGTTCAACTGCAGGCCTAAAAAACATTGCtgtgatgttttatttttatttaacctttatttaactgggcaagtcatctaagaacaaattcttatttccaatgactgcctaccaaaaggcaaaagacctgcGGGGACGGAGATtggcattttttttaaaaatataattaaaaataaataaaatattggacaaaacacatcgcgacaagagagacaacacataaAGAGAGAAGACAACACCATAGCATGGCaggaacacatgacaacacaacatggtagcaacagaaAATTACAAGAACATGGTAGCAAcagaacatggcagcagcacaacatggtacaaacattattgggaacagacaacagcacaaagggcaagaagatagagactacaatacatcacgcaaagcagccacaactgtcagtaagagtgtccatgattgggtctttgaatgaagagattgagagataactgtccagtttgagtgtttgttaaCGCTCGTTCCAGTCTCTAGCTGCAgaaaactgaaaagacgagccaCCCAGGAATGTGTGTGCTTTCGGGAccttttaacagaatgtgactggcagaatgggtggaGGATGAGgtctgcagtagatatctcagatggggggagtgaggcctaagaggattttataaataagcatcaaccagtgggtcttgcgacaggtatacagagatgaccagtttacagaggagtatagagtgaagtgatgtgtcctataaggagcattggtggcaaatctgatggccaaatggtaaagaacatctagccgctcgagagcacccttccctgccgatctataaattacgtctccgtaatgtagcatggtcatctgaatcagggttagtttggcagttggggtgaaagaggagccattacgatagaggaaaccaagtcaaGATTGAACTTTAGCCtgtagctttgatatgtgctgagagaaggacagtgtaccatctagccatactcccaagtacttgtatgaggtgactacctcaagctctaaacccttagaggtagtaatcacacctatGGGgaaaggggcattcttcttaccaaatcaCATGACCTTCGTTTTGGAGGTATTCAGAACAAGGTTATTAAAGACAGAGAAAGTTGTTGGACACTAAttaagctttgttgtagagtgtttaacactaattctggggaggggccagctgagtataagactatcatctgcataaaaatggatgagagagcttcctactgcctgagctatgttgttgatgtaaattgagaagagcgtagggcCTAGGGTTGatccttggggtactcccttggtgacaggctatacctgagacagcagattttctgactttatacactgcactctttgagagaggtagttagcaaatcagacccacaagaatggaatggtctaccgtatcaaaagctttgggcAAGTCAAtagaaatagcagcacaacattggaATCAAGGGCAAAGGTGatatcattgaggacctttaaggttgcagtgacacatccataacctgagcagaaaccagattgcatactaGGAGAATActgtagacatcaagaaagccagtcagttgattgacaagtttttgataaacagggcaaaatagaaatgggcctataacagttaggatcagcttgatctccccctttaaataatgGACGAActatggctgccttccaagcaacgggaacctccccagagaggagagagaggttaaaatGGTCAGAGATAtgcttggtgatgataggggcggcaacattaaagaagaaagggtctaaaccatgtCACTGATTTTAGTCTTGGTTCTTGTTTACTTTAGCTGTCCAGCAGAAAGACCCTCCACTGAGTACGTCCACGTCGTCTGTTACCCTGGTGACCAGTACCCCACCCTCTGTGGCCATGATAGCAGCCCCTGGATTTGGTAGTGGCCCCTCCACCACATCCTCCATGGCAGGGGACTTCCAGATCCCCACCGCATCAGCTGACGTAGCAGCTGACATTGCGAAGTACACTAATAAAGTAAGTATGCGAGGCTTGGATCGATGGCCAGAGTAAGCAAGCTGAATGCTGTACACTCAGTGTTATGGTTTGGGGCTTGGAGCAAGGCTTATTGAAGCATACACACTTTTGGGGGACAATTTTACATATGGCagataacaaaatatatatatttaatctatCAGTCTTTTATTTAAGGTATGAATAGTCATTGGCCTCTTGGGTATTCAAGAGTGTGATGGGTCTGCATTCAAAGAGATTGCATAAAGCTTACTTCCGAAAAGTTTTTGCTTCAGGTCTCCTTTATCCCTCAGATAATGGATACAATCAAAGGGACTGTGACTGAGCTGTATACAGACCTTTCCAAAAACACTTCAGGGAACACATTAGCAGAGGTAGGTATCTGCTGGTTGCCCTCAGAGGGACTGAATACCACCATGCCTATGATAGTTAGCTGTATGACTCTGGGGAGTCTGAGTGTATGTCCTTGTCTCTCCCACACAGATTAGACGATTGAGAATTGAAATAGAAAAACTGCAGTGGCTTCATCAACAGGAGCTGTCAGAAATGAAGCACAATCTAGGTAAGGACCTTTGCATTACTCTAGCTTAAACTGCAGATGACCTTGGCAAATCTGGGTCAAGGACTGTTTGTCAGTATAACAATGAATGTCATTGACAAAGGTAAAGTAATCACATTCTACAGAAAAGGTTATGTTAtgttattgtctgtgtgtgtgcatgtgcagagTTAACCATGGCGGAGATGAGGCAAAGtctggagcaggagagggagcgacTGATGGCGGAGGTGAAGAAGCAGATGGAGGTGGAGAAACAACAGGCAGTAGACGAGACCAAGAAGAAGCAGTGGTGTGCCAACTGCAAGAAGGAGGCCATATTCTACTGCTGCTGGAACACCAGCTACTGTGACTATCCCTGCCAGCAAGCCCACTGGCCAGAACACATGAAGTCCTGCACACAATCAGGTAACGCACAAGCACCAGCCATATTCAAAGCTGAATTGATATTAGTTAAAGAATATTGAATCCATCGGACTGACTACAGGTATCAAGTGTCTTACAATTGTATAGTTATTTCTGTTTTCCTTTTGTAGCGACAGCCTCACAGCAAGAGCCTGAGTCGGGGTCCACAGCAGACGGCCCAAACAAAGCCTCAGGACAGTCAAGTGGTCAAACCTCTCCCAGAGGAACGACATCCGCCCCCACAGACAAAGACTCTAACCTGGAGAAAGGCAAGGACAATGTCACTGTCAGCCTTTCCTAACACTGAGCCCTTGCCCCAACCATTGAGTTATTGCACTTGAACCTGTAACATAAAACTATCGACACTTTATATTTTCAAGCTGCTGCTCTGGAGTAATCCAAAAGCTCTTTTTTTGTTAATGACCGGAATTTTATCTTTCCCAAAAATCTACAATCATCCTTATCCATCTCAAGTATACTTACTGTATTTCCAGGAGATGAATGTTCAATGTCCTGTGGGACAAGTAACCACTAGAGGGCACCACCTGTTCTCGCAATCACTGTCAGCAACAGGCAGTACATTACACTCCCTTTGCAAGCTCACAGAGAAGCAGCTTTATGGCCAAATTTGAGGAGTAGGTGTGTGAGTAAGATGCATAGAAAGTTTATCTATTATTATCTGTAATATTAATAAACATTTATTGCGAGTGCATGATAAGTTTTGGTACTGGACAGTTTGGTCAATGATCACCCAGATGCCTAAACTCAATATGAATGGACAAGAATGGAACATGGCTTCAGATGAGTGTTAACACAAAtgtctttttttctttctacAATTGTGTATGTTAATTTATTTATACCAGAATGTTGCCCACAGTTTATTGCAGAGATAATGTTCAATATACTGCCTGTTGAATTAAGATATGGTTTAAAGATAGGCTTTTCCATTTCGGAATGTTTTTCTTTCCTCCCTTGGGTCTCATGTTCCTCATAATGCTGCCATTTGTCCTGA
Protein-coding sequences here:
- the LOC112219605 gene encoding protein kinase C-binding protein 1 isoform X3 produces the protein MHPQSLAEEEVKTESDAVEGMEISTRSKVSDPGSVERAAQKRKVPSPPHSSNGHSPAETSPSPVKKKKKPGAVSSSKDQSELRHGPFYYVKQPALTTDPVDVVPQDGRNDFYCWLCHREGQVLCCELCPRVYHAKCLKLPAEPEGDWFCPECEKITVAECIETQSKAMTMLTIDQLSYLLKFSLQKMKQPGTEPFQKPVSLEQHPDYAEYIFHAMDLGTLEKNTKKKMYGCTEAFLADVKWILHNCIIYNGGNHKLTATAKVIVKICEHEMNEIEVCPECYLSACQKRDNWFCEPCSNPHPLVWAKLKGFPFWPAKALRDKDGQVDARFFGQHDRAWVPLNNCYLMSREIPFSVKKTKSIFNSAMQEMEVYVENMRKKFGVFNYAPFRTPYTPDNQYQMLLDPANPSSGSVRPEKQEKIKFNFDMTASPKMPLARSMLSDGGGGMGGVGGSTGRRISLTDMPRSPMSTNSSAHTGSDGEQDTPVKGPVRAPVSHYSAGEESMDCTASPASTRPGPASGANDSPKPFHSQGPALVPKQEKATLTGSILNLNLDRSKAEMDLKELSETVQQQQQGAPPVLTSPKRQIRSRFQLNLDKTIESCKAQLGIDEISEDVYKGVEHSDSEDSDKSDSSDSDASDEEQKPKAGKHTKANDKGEKDPSKRGSKDPLPPSINEVKTKGPATAMVTMGDAGASSTLSESSSKDNQGVHSDKEPPEEAKSAPVSPASREKPQVKQEARQPSVVDDSDSERELVIDLGEDQGGRDRKKSRKDSRTTKNPPANKTEGKALSSSLTPSQNNTAHFLTPSMKDSSHSPLPIPLNMVSFTTASSTTIAPTTLPNATLPMAPITSSSATTAVKKQRPLLPRETVPVVQRAVVWNPTNKFQTSSQKWHMQKVQRQQQNQQPDTPQLQAASPGQPQTMPQTPASATSSSLPQQPSQSTRYQTRQSVKAVQQKDPPLSTSTSSVTLVTSTPPSVAMIAAPGFGSGPSTTSSMAGDFQIPTASADVAADIAKYTNKIMDTIKGTVTELYTDLSKNTSGNTLAEIRRLRIEIEKLQWLHQQELSEMKHNLELTMAEMRQSLEQERERLMAEVKKQMEVEKQQAVDETKKKQWCANCKKEAIFYCCWNTSYCDYPCQQAHWPEHMKSCTQSATASQQEPESGSTADGPNKASGQSSGQTSPRGTTSAPTDKDSNLEKGKDNVTVSLS
- the LOC112219605 gene encoding protein kinase C-binding protein 1 isoform X5: MHPQSLAEEEVKTESDAVEGMEISTRSKVSDPGSVERAAQKRKVPSPPHSSNGHSPAETSPSPVKKKKKPGAVSSSKDQKITVAECIETQSKAMTMLTIDQLSYLLKFSLQKMKQPGTEPFQKPVSLEQHPDYAEYIFHAMDLGTLEKNTKKKMYGCTEAFLADVKWILHNCIIYNGGNHKLTATAKVIVKICEHEMNEIEVCPECYLSACQKRDNWFCEPCSNPHPLVWAKLKGFPFWPAKALRDKDGQVDARFFGQHDRAWVPLNNCYLMSREIPFSVKKTKSIFNSAMQEMEVYVENMRKKFGVFNYAPFRTPYTPDNQYQMLLDPANPSSGSVRPEKQEKIKFNFDMTASPKMPLARSMLSDGGGGMGGVGGSTGRRISLTDMPRSPMSTNSSAHTGSDGEQDTPVKGPVRAPVSHYSAGEESMDCTASPASTRPGPASGANDSPKPFHSQGPALVPKQEKATLTGSILNLNLDRSKAEMDLKELSETVQQQQQGAPPVLTSPKRQIRSRFQLNLDKTIESCKAQLGIDEISEDVYKGVEHSDSEDSDKSDSSDSDASDEEQKPKAGKHTKANDKGEKDPSKRGSKDPLPPSINEVKTKGPATAMVTMGDAGASSTLSESSSKDNQGVHSDKEPPEEAKSAPVSPASREKPQVKQEARQPSVVDDSDSERELVIDLGEDQGGRDRKKSRKDSRTTKNPPANKTEGKALSSSLTPSQNNTAHFLTPSMKDSSHSPLPIPLNMVSFTTASSTTIAPTTLPNATLPMAPITSSSATTAVKKQRPLLPRETVPVVQRAVVWNPTNKFQTSSQKWHMQKVQRQQQNQQPDTPQLQAASPGQPQTMPQTPASATSSSLPQQPSQSTRYQTRQSVKAVQQKDPPLSTSTSSVTLVTSTPPSVAMIAAPGFGSGPSTTSSMAGDFQIPTASADVAADIAKYTNKIMDTIKGTVTELYTDLSKNTSGNTLAEIRRLRIEIEKLQWLHQQELSEMKHNLELTMAEMRQSLEQERERLMAEVKKQMEVEKQQAVDETKKKQWCANCKKEAIFYCCWNTSYCDYPCQQAHWPEHMKSCTQSATASQQEPESGSTADGPNKASGQSSGQTSPRGTTSAPTDKDSNLEKGKDNVTVSLS
- the LOC112219605 gene encoding protein kinase C-binding protein 1 isoform X2, which produces MEISTRSKVSDPGSVERAAQKRKVPSPPHSSNGHSPAETSPSPVKKKKKPGAVSSSKDQSELRHGPFYYVKQPALTTDPVDVVPQDGRNDFYCWLCHREGQVLCCELCPRVYHAKCLKLPAEPEGDWFCPECEKITVAECIETQSKAMTMLTIDQLSYLLKFSLQKMKQPGDQPRSSSHSPHAGATQRKAFNWTEPFQKPVSLEQHPDYAEYIFHAMDLGTLEKNTKKKMYGCTEAFLADVKWILHNCIIYNGGNHKLTATAKVIVKICEHEMNEIEVCPECYLSACQKRDNWFCEPCSNPHPLVWAKLKGFPFWPAKALRDKDGQVDARFFGQHDRAWVPLNNCYLMSREIPFSVKKTKSIFNSAMQEMEVYVENMRKKFGVFNYAPFRTPYTPDNQYQMLLDPANPSSGSVRPEKQEKIKFNFDMTASPKMPLARSMLSDGGGGMGGVGGSTGRRISLTDMPRSPMSTNSSAHTGSDGEQDTPVKGPVRAPVSHYSAGEESMDCTASPASTRPGPASGANDSPKPFHSQGPALVPKQEKATLTGSILNLNLDRSKAEMDLKELSETVQQQQQGAPPVLTSPKRQIRSRFQLNLDKTIESCKAQLGIDEISEDVYKGVEHSDSEDSDKSDSSDSDASDEEQKPKAGKHTKANDKGEKDPSKRGSKDPLPPSINEVKTKGPATAMVTMGDAGASSTLSESSSKDNQGVHSDKEPPEEAKSAPVSPASREKPQVKQEARQPSVVDDSDSERELVIDLGEDQGGRDRKKSRKDSRTTKNPPANKTEGKALSSSLTPSQNNTAHFLTPSMKDSSHSPLPIPLNMVSFTTASSTTIAPTTLPNATLPMAPITSSSATTAVKKQRPLLPRETVPVVQRAVVWNPTNKFQTSSQKWHMQKVQRQQQNQQPDTPQLQAASPGQPQTMPQTPASATSSSLPQQPSQSTRYQTRQSVKAVQQKDPPLSTSTSSVTLVTSTPPSVAMIAAPGFGSGPSTTSSMAGDFQIPTASADVAADIAKYTNKIMDTIKGTVTELYTDLSKNTSGNTLAEIRRLRIEIEKLQWLHQQELSEMKHNLELTMAEMRQSLEQERERLMAEVKKQMEVEKQQAVDETKKKQWCANCKKEAIFYCCWNTSYCDYPCQQAHWPEHMKSCTQSATASQQEPESGSTADGPNKASGQSSGQTSPRGTTSAPTDKDSNLEKGKDNVTVSLS